A segment of the Oceanispirochaeta sp. genome:
TCTGACAGGTCATGTTTATGGTCCTCACATCATGCTTATGAACTTGAAGCTGTTCCAATCTTTTACAGCTGAAGAACAGAAAGTTATCATGGAAGCAGCTCAGGAATCAGCACTGTATCAGAGAAAAATAAACAGACAGATGGATAAAGATTATGTTACAGAACTGAGAAAAGAAGGTATGACAGTCACTGAATTAACCCCTGCCGAACAGAAGGCTTTTCAGGATGCAGTACAGCCTGTTTACACACAGTTTGAAGACAAAATTGGAAAAGATCTGATTCAGCAGGTTAAAGACATTACGTCAAAAGTTAAATAAACTATTTTATTACCCGGGATTTTCCCGGGTATTTTTTACAGGAGTTGCCTTATGAAACTGATGAACAAAACAGCCTTGATAACCGGTGGAGCCCAGGGTATAGGACTCTCAATCGCCGAGACATTCTGCAGAGAGGGAGCCGTTGTTTATATTGGTGATATGAATGAAGAACAGGGAATGAAAACTGCCGGAGAACTCACAGCACAGGGATATAAGGTTCACTTTCTTCTACTGAATGTCAGCGATGAGGCCAGCTGGAAAAATGGGATAGCAAGAATTCAGAAGGAATCAGGAGGCCTTGATATTCTGGTCAATAATGCCGGAATCAATATACGAAAGAATATTGAAGAAATGAGCGCGGAAGAACTTGATAAGATGTACAGCGTTAATATCAAAGGTCCTTTCCTGGGAACAAAATACGTCATACCTCTTTTCAAAGCAGGCAATGGAGGAAGTATCATCAATATGTCTTCTGTCTGCGGTCTGATTGGGCATAAATTTACTCCCGAAGCATATACAACAACCAAAGGGGCAGTCACCCTGCTGACAAAGTCCGTTGCCTCCCGTTATGGGCAGTTCAACATACGCTGTAATTCTATTCATCCCAGTACTGCAGATACACCTCTGGTCCAGGAAATGCTTAAAGATCCGGAGCGCAAAAAAGAACGTCTGGGAGAAGTACCTCTGGGAAGAATGGCAGGACTCAATGATATAGCAGAAGCGGCGTTATACCTTGCTTCAGACGAAGCCGGGTTCATCAATGGTATTGCCCTTCCTGTCGACGGCGGTGTGACTGCCTGCTGACGAATACTATACACTTTACTTTTTTTTCTTTAATATTCTTCTGGATAAGCAAATATCCTGTCGCAGGAGTACACAATTGAATCAGGGGTCTTTAAAAATTATCAATACAGATAAAATTCATACTCAAATTTATGAACAGCTCAGAAAGCTCCTTCTGGAAGGACATTGGAAAGCTGGTGAGAAAATTCCATCAGAAAATGAATTGTGCCGTTTGATGGGTGTCAGCCGGATATCTGTGCGGACAGCCATAAAATCCCTGATCGCCCAGGGATTCCTTGTTTCCCGGCAGGGAGAAGGAACCTTTGTTGTTGATGTTTCAATAGACTTGAATATGAATGTCCTTATTCCTATTATCGGTCTTGATGATAAAAATATCCTTGAGGTATTAGAATATAGAAAGATCATTGAAGTGGGTATAATTCCTTTATTTTTTAAGAACCTAAGCGATGCCGGCATACAAGCCTTGAGGGAGAATGTAGAAGAGCTGGAAAGTACTCCCGAAAATGAAATTAAAAGAGTAACCCAGCTTGATCTTGGTTTTCATCGCCTCATATGTCAGATATCAGGAAATTCACTCATTATAAAGGTCAGTCAAATACTGAATGAGTTATTCAGAAAATCTATGGAAGAAGCCGTCATCAATCTCGGAAACCTGACAGGCAGAAAATATCATCGAAGGATATTTGAGGCCATCCTTTCCGGAAATCAGGAAAAAACAAAAGAAATACTCTTGGAGCATATCCAGGAAACACAGGACAGTATTGAACATCTCCACATTAAGGACCTCGAATAGAACTGAATCCATACATTAGAATGAATGAAGGCGTCATTATTCTATTAAGCATCCCCTGAAAGTGCTATAGAATTTCTTTTGGATTCCGCATAGTAAAG
Coding sequences within it:
- a CDS encoding SDR family NAD(P)-dependent oxidoreductase, with amino-acid sequence MKLMNKTALITGGAQGIGLSIAETFCREGAVVYIGDMNEEQGMKTAGELTAQGYKVHFLLLNVSDEASWKNGIARIQKESGGLDILVNNAGINIRKNIEEMSAEELDKMYSVNIKGPFLGTKYVIPLFKAGNGGSIINMSSVCGLIGHKFTPEAYTTTKGAVTLLTKSVASRYGQFNIRCNSIHPSTADTPLVQEMLKDPERKKERLGEVPLGRMAGLNDIAEAALYLASDEAGFINGIALPVDGGVTAC
- a CDS encoding FadR/GntR family transcriptional regulator, giving the protein MNQGSLKIINTDKIHTQIYEQLRKLLLEGHWKAGEKIPSENELCRLMGVSRISVRTAIKSLIAQGFLVSRQGEGTFVVDVSIDLNMNVLIPIIGLDDKNILEVLEYRKIIEVGIIPLFFKNLSDAGIQALRENVEELESTPENEIKRVTQLDLGFHRLICQISGNSLIIKVSQILNELFRKSMEEAVINLGNLTGRKYHRRIFEAILSGNQEKTKEILLEHIQETQDSIEHLHIKDLE